From a region of the Deinococcus aquiradiocola genome:
- a CDS encoding transposase, which yields AVVHGYTIPLVWVALDHTGNSDTKARMWVVLRLLQALPAACWQGLVADRECIGAEWFRFLRRQGIRRAVRIRKDTVLDELTANQWFDDLQPGQFGVIAEKAWVFGEWMRVVATRSPLGDLVIIATDFGVWETWRLYKLRWSVEVTFGSYKDRGFDLERTGVTAPKRLERLFGLVTLAWLNCLKVGVWREGQVSIRILAHGRKAMSLVRYGSEFLRNVWRWDLKEKAEVIGVMMSPFLAPGAA from the coding sequence GTGCCGTCGTTCACGGCTACACCATTCCACTCGTATGGGTGGCGTTGGACCACACCGGGAATAGCGACACCAAAGCCCGGATGTGGGTGGTTCTCCGTCTCCTTCAAGCCCTGCCAGCGGCGTGCTGGCAGGGCTTGGTCGCCGACCGGGAATGTATTGGGGCGGAGTGGTTCCGATTCCTTCGACGCCAGGGGATCCGGCGAGCCGTCCGAATCCGCAAGGACACCGTCCTGGACGAGCTCACAGCGAATCAGTGGTTCGACGATCTCCAGCCCGGTCAATTCGGCGTCATTGCAGAGAAGGCCTGGGTCTTCGGGGAATGGATGCGAGTCGTCGCGACGAGATCCCCACTGGGGGATCTCGTGATCATCGCGACCGATTTCGGGGTGTGGGAGACGTGGAGGCTGTACAAGCTCCGTTGGTCCGTGGAGGTGACCTTCGGGTCGTACAAGGACCGCGGATTTGATTTGGAGCGGACTGGGGTCACGGCTCCGAAGCGACTGGAACGGCTGTTCGGGCTGGTGACGCTGGCGTGGCTGAATTGCTTGAAGGTTGGCGTCTGGCGAGAGGGACAGGTCAGCATCCGAATCTTGGCGCACGGTCGTAAAGCGATGAGTCTGGTGCGGTACGGCTCGGAGTTTCTGCGGAACGTGTGGCGGTGGGATCTGAAGGAGAAAGCGGAGGTGATCGGGGTCATGATGAGCCCTTTTTTAGCTCCTGGAGCAGCTTGA